In [Mycobacterium] stephanolepidis, the genomic window AGGTTAAGGTCGCCCCTGATCTGGTCAGCGCCAGAGAGACGGCCAGGAACATTCAGATCTTTTCGGGCTACTGCGGCACGAAAGGGCTCGGGCGGGGTGCGCGGCATCTGACCGCAATCACTCGGGGCCCGGCCGATGAGGCGGTGTACGCGCCATTCGGAGGGCACCTGGAGAAACTCGGCGTCCGCATTCACACCGGCACTGAGCTTCTGAAACTGAATGCCGACGGCGGCGTCGTATCCGGGGCGCTCGTCAAGGATCGTGCCGGTGACACCCAAGCCGTCACCGCGGATTGGTATGTCCTCGCCGTTCCGCAGAATGTCGCTCCGAAGGTGTTGAGCGCGGAGCTGGTCGAAGACGATCCACAACTGGCCCGGCTGGACCAGATGGGTGAGCAGTGGCTGGGGGCTGTGAACCTGTTCCTCAAGGGGCCCCGGATGCCCAATGGGGGAACCCTGGGTCCGTGGCAGATCGTCGCCATCGACTACGGCGCGGCCGTCCCGGGTTTCAGCGAGCAATACGGCGATGGCACGCCGATGCAGTGGATGTCCATTGACCTGCAGACCTGGGACTATCCCGGTCTGTTGTACGGAAAGACGGCCAAGGAATGCAGTGAGCAGGAATTTCTGGATGAAATCCTTGCGCATTTGGCGAAGTTCATGCCGAGCTCGTGGGGCACGCTCGACCGCGCGAACATCATTCGGTGGGGCACAAGCCCGCTCGTGCGTTTCCCGGCGGGACAGCCTGTCACCAACGACGAACCGCTGTTCGGCGCGGAGGTGGGCACCTGGGCCGGACAGCCGCGCGCGGTCACCGGTATCGACAACCTCTTCATCGCGGCGACTTATGCGCGCACCAGCGGGGGCATTGATGCCATGGACTGCGCGTGCGAGGCCGCGCGCCGATCGGTGGCCGCGATCATGCAGAGAACAGGAACGGCGGGCGAGGAGCCGTTCGTGGACACCTATGAGGCGAAGGGGATTCTCAAGCGGCTCTGGGACTACGACGATCGTCGCTATCTCAAGGGATTGCCGAATCGGTTTGATCTGATCCGGCCGTTCCGGGACAGGCCGCATCGTGTCCTGTCCAGCTACCCGCGCGACATCGCCAATTGGCCCGACTCGATCTGACCCGGCGACCGGGGCCGCATAGGAGGAACCCTTGTACCGTCTCAGTGTCTTATACGGACAGCCGTTGGACTCCAACCACTTTCGCTCCTACTACACAGACGTGCATCTGCCTCTCGTCATGAAGCTGCCCGGAATTCGCGGCATCCGGTATGCCCTTGATATCGCCGCGCTCGACGGCGAAGCGCCGCACTTCGCGATCTTCGAAGCTGATTTCGACACCGAGGATGCGATGACGGCAGCACTCACATCGTCAGCGGGTCACGTGGTGGCGCAGGATGTTTCAAACTATGCGAGCGGCTGGGCGACCATAATCCATTACCCGTTGACAGAACTTGAAGTCGAGTAGCCCGATGGACGACGACAAACTCTTCGGCGACGTTTACTCGCATATCGCGGACACCACGGTCAATCCCACTGCCCAGACGATCTTTACGGTCATCCTCGGGTGCCTCGTCGCTGCGGCGGCGGTCTACGGCGTCGTGGAGTTTGTTCGGACGAAACGGCCGCTGGTGTTGGTGCTACTCCCCACCGCGGCGCTGATCTCCGTCTTCGAACCGATCACCGACATCGTCGGTCACCTGTACATCTTCGAGCACGGCGCCAACGTCGCCTACACCCTCGCTGGTCGCGGCATGCCGTGGTGGGTGTTGCTCGGGCACACCCTGGCATGGACGCTCGCGGGCTGGCTCGGCTGCTACTTCGTTTCCCGCGGCTGCCGAGCGCGCACCGTTGTCGTTCTCTTTCTCGTCGGCGTGGCAGGAAACATCCTCTTGGAGCTCCCCGTGACGCAGTCGGGGTTGGAGTCCTACTTCGGCTCGCAGCCGCTCATGGCCTTCGGCACCTTCCCCATCTCATGGGCCTTCACCAATCAGGCTGGTGGAATCGTGGCCGGCGCGGCGATCGGCGCCGCCTGGCGGTGGCTCACCGGCTGGCGGATCCTCGCGATCATTCCACTCATGCCGGGTGCGGTTATCGGCGGCATCTGGTTCTGTGCGTGGCCGGTGTTCGTCACCATGAACCGGGATTACCTGACCACCAGCCCGAGCCTCTGGATTGCCGTACCTGCCGCGCTGCTCGCGATAGCGCTCGCCTTCAGCTACGTCAACATCGCTGCCCGGGTGCTCTGCAACCTGCCAGGACCCACCGCCGCACGGGTGGCGTCGCCGGAAGGTGAGCCGGCGCCGAGTTCCCTTACCGCGCATTGAGTGTGACGGCCAGTCCGTCTCTGGGCATGCCGAGCGTGGTCGGATCCAGTTTCCACTGGTAGTCCGGTGCGATCGCCCATTCGTAGTCGCGTAGCAGGTGGTGCATCACGATTTTGATCTCCATCTGAGCGAAATGCAGTCCGATGCATTTGTGCACGCCTGCACCGAACGGAATCCACGCGAATCGATGAGCCTTGTCTTCGTGGCGTTCGGGTGAAAACCGTTCTGGATCAAAGCGATATGGGTCTTTCCAGACGGACGGGTTGTGATGGACCGCTGCGGGTGTTACCAGGACGAAGGCGCCTTTCGGGACAAAGTGGCCATCAACCTCGTTGTCCCGCAGTGCTTCCCGGGCCAGCGTGGGTACGGGCGGGTTGAGCCGCAGTGACTCCCGCATGACGGGGTCGAGCTCGGTCAGCTGTTCCAGCGTGTCGTGTCCGATCTCACCGTCGAGCGCCATTGATTGCTGCCTGGCCTTCTCTTGCCATTCCCGGTGACGGGCCAGGTAGTAGGCCATGGTGGTCAGCGTCGTCGACGTATCGTGCGCGGCGAACAGCACAAAGATCATGTGATTGACCACGTCTTCGTCGGTGAACGTGTGTCCTCCAATGCCATGTCCAGCGTGATTGCCTTGAACTCGTTGCCCAGGAGTATGTTTCCGGTCGGAAACTGTGCAACCCGCTCGGCGATCACCGGTTACATCTCCTGCAGGTAGCCCTTGAGGTGGGTGTTCGTGAACGCCTGTTGCATGATGGCGCGGTGGTGCCGGTGCTCATCGAAGTCCATCAGCAGAATTCCCCGCCGGAACGCCACGCCGATCAGAAAATTCCATGCGGGCTCGTTGGCAAAAGACTTGTCGCGATTGACTGTAACGGCCTGTGCTCCTGCCGGTGACATCACCGAGACGAGGTTGTGGCCGAGCACCTTTGAGTAGGTGATATCGCCGAAGCGTTCCAGCTGTCTGCGGACATTCTTGTCGCGGTCGGTCAGCATCTGGAACTGCTGCACGATGCCGGGTAGACCGGATCCGTAGATCGGCTTGAGGCCAGAATCGGCCGGTACGTAGGTCATTTGGACCTTGAACATGCGTGCTCCTCAGCCGATGGGAGCGGTCATTGTGGGGGCGATCTTGCGTGGGTCAATGCCTTCGCGCCGGAAGCCTGCGACCGCCTGCTCGCTGTACCGAAGATGTAAAGGGGCCAGTCGTTCCCATGCCGGGCCGACCGCGCGCACCGCGGCGCAGAATCGTCGATACCGGATCTCTTGGCGGTCCGACCACGGGATGTCGAGTTTCCCGCGCAGCGCCGGATCCAATCCGCCAGCGCCGAGGAATGCCGCAACTCTGTCAAGAGCTGGTGCAAGTAGCCGATTCCACAGCCACGTCGGAACTACAGCCGGTGGTGGGAACGCTCGCGAGATCCCCTTGGTGATGTAACCGACGGTGTATCGGGCCACTCTGGTGTCGCCGACCAGTTCGTCCTCGACAATGCGGTCCCAGTAGCACACGAACTCCGCATAGTCCGCGGTTCAAAGCTTGCGTTAACGCCGTACAGGCTGTACGAATCCCTGGATTCGGCGAAGATCTGCTCTTTCTCGCTGTTGGACAGCGGCTTGATGAAGCGCTCTACGCCCGTGACGATCTGGTCGATGAAAGTCGCGTGTGCCCAGTAGAAAGTCTCCGGGTCGAGGCCTTTGTATGCAGAGCCGTGGTACCTGGTCTCGTCCGACATGACGCCCGCCAGGGGTTTGTGGAAGTTCCTGATTTGCAGACCGGTCTTGACTGGAGTGTTTCCGTAGACGGTGTTCGCTATCGGCGGCAGCGATCGCCGTACACGTTCGAACAGGTTCGTGAATATCACCGAATGGTCTGAAACTGCTTGCCCCAGTTGTGGGTACATGTTCTCCGTGGTGCCGGCCCGGCCAAGAAGCAGACTGAGTCGGCGATCGGCGAAGTACTTCCACACCAGAGAATTCGGCGGTAGCGGACGTTGTACTCGCTGACTCGGTGAGAGGCTTCCATCGGGGTCGCGGGCGCTTTCGATCGTGGTCGGTGGATCGCCCTGCAGTGTCATCACTCGATGACAGCACCGTCTGATACTGATGTCAATATCTGTGTCACTGCGTCAAGGGTGGTACCGTGGCGCAGGTGGTGCAGGTCGATGCGGAAACACAAGTGCTGCTCGCTGCCGCCGCCGAAGAGTTTGAAGCGGTGGGGCTCGGCCGTGCCAGCCTCGATGTGATCGCGCGCAAGGCCGGGGTGAGCCGAAGCACCGTTTACCGGCGGTTCGCGAACAAGGAAGCGCTCATTCTGGCGGTGTTACAGCAGTCGCTGACGCAGACAATGCGCGACCTGGACCGGGCGACTCGTGGGCACAACCCGCAGGAGGCCGTCATCGAGGCATTCGCCGGTGCGGTGAGGTCCCTCCATTCGTCACGGCTGTATCGGCGGGTTTTCTTCGAGGAACCCGCCGTGGTGCGCGGCCTGGTGGGCTCCGTTCGAGAGTGGACGGTGGGCGAGGTCGGCGTTCAGGTGAGCACGGCGCTGCGGCGGGCCGGCGCCCAGATGCCCGATGACGAGCTGCTGGCCGTGTCCGAGTTGTTGGTACGGATTGCTCGCTCATATGTGGAAACACCGTCGAAACTCATCGCTATGGACGATGAACCCGCGATGCGGGATTTCGCAAAGAGGCATCTGGCGAATCTGGTTCATTGAGGGACCCTGACCAGGCGCCCTGAAGGCGGAGCGACTACCTTCTCTATGAACGTTCTTACGGAGCCGCTCAACCTCAGAAGGGATGCCTGTGGCCGACAACAACGATTTCGCTACTCTCCAGTACCCCGGAGGCGAAACCAAGCTGGATATCGTCCGCGCGACCGAAGGCTCGGATGGCTTCGCGCTGGGCAAGCTGCTGGCAGACACCGGCTACACCACCTTCGACGCGGGCTTCGTCAACACCGCGTCCACCAAGAGCGCCATCACCTACATCGACGGTGACGCCGGCATCCTGCGTTACCGGGGCTACCCGATTGAGCAGCTGGCCGACAAGTCCACCTTCATCGAGGTGAGCTACCTGCTCATCTACGGCGAGCTGCCCACCCCGCAGCAGCTGGAGGACTTCACCACCAAGATCCAGCGCCACACTCTGCTGCACGAGGACCTCAAGCGGTTCTTCGACGGCTTCCCGCGCAACGCGCACCCCATGCCGGTGCTCTCCAGCGCCGCGAATGCGCTCAGTGCCTACTACCAGGACTCGCTGGATCCGCACGACGACGCGCAGGTCGAGCTGTCCACGATCCGGTTGCTCGCGAAGCTGCCGACCATCGCGGCCTACGCGTACAAGAAGTCGGTCGGGCAGCCGTTCCTGTACCCGGACAACACGCTTACCCTCGTCGAGAACTTCCTGCGGATGACCTTCGGTCTGCCGGCCGAGCCCTATGAGGTGGATCCGGAGATCGTCCGGGCGCTCGACATGCTGCTGATCCTGCACGCCGATCACGAGCAGAACTGCTCGACCTCGACGGTGCGGCTGGTCGGTTCGTCCGACGCGAACCTGTTCACCTCTGTCTCCGGTGGCATCAACGCGCTGTGGGGCCCGCTGCACGGCGGCGCCAACCAGGCGGTGCTGGAGATGCTGGAGCGCATTCGCTCCGAGGGTGGCGACACCCACGACTTCGTGCGACGGGTTAAGAACCGCGAGGACGGCGTCAAGCTGATGGGCTTCGGGCACCGTGTCTACAAGAACTACGACCCGCGCGCGCGCATCTGTAAGGAGCAGGCCGACAAGATCCTCGGCAAGCTCGGCGGGGACGATCAGCTTCTGGAGATCGCCAAGGCCCTCGAGGAAGCCGCACTCACCGACGATTACTTCATCGAGCGCAAGCTGTACCCGAACGTCGACTTCTACACCGGACTGATCTACCGGGCCATCGGCTTCCCGACGCGCATGTTCACCGTGCTGTTCGCGTTGGGCCGGCTCCCCGGCTGGATTGCGCACTGGCGTGAGATGCACTCGGAGCCCGGCAAGATCGGCCGTCCGCGCCAGATCTACACCGGCTACGGGGAGCGTCAGTACCCGTAGCTTTCCGCTGTGAGATGACAAAGCTCACACAAATCTGTTTGCATCGCTAACAGTTGTAGTTTCACAACGGTTGTGTGGAAGCAGCCGTCGGTGCGCTCAGCGAGCGTCGCAAGATCGTCATCCTGGGTTCTTGCTGCCTGAGTCTGCTCATCGTGTCGATGGATTCCACCATCGTGAACGTGGCGCTACCGACCATCCGGACGGATTTCGGTGCCAGCACCTCGCAGCTGCAATGGGTCATCGACATCTACACCCTGGGGCTGGCCTCGTTGCTCATGCTCTCGGGTGCCGCGGGTGCCGCGGGTGCCGCGGGTGCCGCGAGGGACCGGCCGGGCGCAGCGACTCGCACCGCTCATCGAGAGCACTGCCTCGCGGGAGGTTTCTCGTGTCGGATAGGCCCCTCGCGGATGAGGTCTGGCGCACCATGGCGAGCCTGGTGCTCGACAATCGCGATGGTTGGCGACGGATGGTCGTCGAGGCGACAGGTCTGCCATTCAGTCGGGTGCGCATCCTGAGAAGGCTTGCACGACAGTCGATGACAGTGAAAGGAATCGCGGAGGCCACGGCGTTGGCCGCCCCGGCGGCCACGGTCGCGGTGAGTGACCTGGAGCAGCGTGGGTTGGTGGTGCGTCGCATCGATCCCGACAACCGCCGGTGCAAGCGTGTGTCGTTGACCGATGAAGGGCGGCGCCTGATGGCGGTCATCGCCGAGATGGACGATCCCGCACCGGCCGGTCTGGCGGCGTTGAGTGAGGCCGAACTGAAGAACCTGCAGGCAATCCTGAAACAGGCGGCGGCACTCAGTTAGCGTCGAGCACGGCCATTGCGGCGTGATATCCGCCGAGACCCGACACACCGCCTCCGCGGCGGGAACCTGAGCCGCACAGCAGGATCCGGTGGTGGTCTGTGGCCACGCCCCAGCGTTGTGCGGTGGTCTCCATCGGGTCGTCGTCCTCGGCGAACGGCCAGTGCAATCCGCCGTGAAAGATGTTGCCCGTCGTCATGCCGAGGGCGTGCTCCAGATCTCCGGTGGTCTTGGTCTCGATACACGGGTTGCCGTGTGAGTCGGTGGCCAGCACATCGGTGATCGGCTCGGCCAGTACCGAATTCAGCGATGCAAGCACGGCGGCCTGCAGTTCCTCGCGCGTTGCGGACAGTCCGTGCGGTGTGTGCAGCCCGAACACCGTCAACGTCTGCACGCCGGATGCCCGCAGCTCCGGCGACAGAATGCTGGGATCTGCCAGTGAATGACAGTAGATTTCACACGGCAGCGGATCGGGGGTGGCGCCCGCCTGTGCCTGCCGGTAGGCGTTCTCCAGCTGCGTGTACGTCTCGTTGATGTGGAAGGTGCCGCCGAAAGCCTGCTCCGGCGTGACCTTTTCATCGCGCAGGCGAGGCAGGCGGGTCAGCAGCAGGTTGACCTTCACCTGTGCGCCCGGCTGGCCCTGAGGTGGATCTTCGCCGAGAAGACGGGCCAGCACGGTCGGCGTGACGCCGCTGAGTACGCGCTTGCCGATTGCTGTGTGCTCATCGTCACCGGCCCGATAGCGCACCTCACCCTCGGGATTGATCGACAAAACTTCTGCCCCGGTGCGCAGTTCGGCACCGTACCGACGTGCGGCCGATTCCAGCGAGCCCGTCACGGCGCCCATGCCGCCGATGGGTACGTCCCACGGATTCATCTGGTGGTACAGGAAGCAGATGTTCTGCTGCAGGGAAGGATCATCGGCGCTGGCGAAGGTTCCGATCAGCGCATCGGTGAGCAGGACTCCGCGTTGCAGGTCGTTGGGTGTGGCCGCACGGATCACCTCACCGATGGGTGTCTCGATCAGCTGCTCCCAGGCCCCCGCGCGGATGTCGCTTCGCCGCCGCAGTGGCTCCAGCATGGAGTTCCACAATGGCCGCGTGACCGAATCGCAGAGTGCTCCGAACTCTGCGAAATCATTTGTGCTGGCGAGAAACCCGCTGCGGCCATCATCCTCGGGATCCGGCGTGTACGACGCGTACTTGCGTCGTGCCAGACGCACGTCCAACCCCAGGTCATCGATGATCTGCCGAGGCATCAGGCTCACCAGGTACGAGTAGCGTGACAGCCGGGCGTCTACGCCCTCGAATGCCGGTGCCGAGATCGCCGCACCGCCGAGCACGTCGAGCCGCTCCAGTAACAGCACTCGCTTGCCTGCGCGCGCCAGATACGCCGCGGCGGTCAAGGCGTTGTGCCCGCCGCCGACGATTACGGTGTCATAGCTATCGGTCATGACCTAACGATAGGGTCGATCGCATGACGAAACCCGAGATCGATTTTCAGCCAGGTCCAGCGCCCACCGAACTGGTCATCAAGGACATCACCGTCGGTGATGGCGCGGAAGCCGCGCCCGGATCGGTCGTCAACGTTCACTACGTCGGTGTCGAGTTCGAGAGCGGCGAGGAGTTCGACAGCTCGTGGAACCGCGGCGAATCCATCGAGTTCCCGCTCGATGCGCTCATCCAGGGTTGGCAGGACGGTATCCCCGGCATGAAGGTGGGCGGACGTCGCCAGCTCACGGTGCCGCCGGCACAGGCCTACGGCGAGGCGGGTGCGGGGCATCAGCTGTCGGGTAAGACGCTGGTGTTCGTGATCGACCTGCTCGGCGCGCGCTAGGGCTAATGCCCGGGGAGGCGCAGCACCAGTCGTGCGCCTCCCAGTGGGCTGGACTCCAAAGCTGCTGTGCCGCCGTGGAGTTCGGCCTGCTGTGCCACTAGTGCCAGGCCCAGGCCGGAGCCGGTGTGTGATGCGGTGGAGCCGCGGGAGAACCGTTCGAAAACCAGCTCGCGCTCGGCCTCGGGGATACCGCTGCCGTTGTCGTCGATCGCGATCTCCACACCGTGCACGGTGCTGATCGCAGAGAGTCGGACTTCCGAAGCGCCGCCGTGGCGGACTGCATTCTTGATCGCGTTGTCGATCACCAGCCGCAGCCCGGCGGGCAACCCCAGCATCAAGATGGTCGACGAGGGGACCAGAGACACCTCGACATTCGGATAGCTGCGGTCGGCATCGTGTGCGGCGCGGTCCAGCAGCTCGGTGATGTCGACCGGTACGTGGTCATCCTCGGTGGTCAGGTCGCCCTGAGCGAGCCTCTCGAGCGCGGAAAGCGTTGCTTCGATGCGTGTTTGGGTGCGCACGGTCTCTTCGAGAATTTCGGCGCGCTGGTCTTCGCTGAGGTTGAGGGTGGAGAGCACCTCGAGGTTGGTCCGCATCGCGGTGAGCGGGGTGCGCAGCTCATGTGAGGCCACCGCGGAGAAGTCGCGCGCGGTTTCGAGGGCCGCCTTGGTCTTTTCTTGTTCGGTATTGATGCGTTCGAGCATCCCCTCGACCGCCTCGGAGATCTCGACGGCCTCGCGCACACCGCGCACATTCACGTCGTCGGGGTTGGATTGTGCGTTGATCAGACGGGCCTGCTGCGCCAGCAGCCGGAAGGGGCTCACCACGATGAGGGAGATCACCCAGCCCACGATCACGGTCCCGATCAGTACGCCGCCACAGATCGCGAGGATGCGGATGTGATACCGGTCGATCTGCCGCTGGGTCTCGGCGATCGGGGCACCCACGGCAACGGGGATGTTGCCCGGGGCGATGAACGATCGGACCCGGTACTCGACGCCGTTGATGGTGGTGTTGGCGTAGCCGGGTTCCAGTAGCGGTAGTTCCACCTCACTGGGGATGGACTTGGTCAGCCCGGCCACGCGGGCGGTCAGCACCAGGCCGTCGGGGGTGTCGATCTTCCCCTCCGAACTGATCACCGAATTCAGCAGGCTTGAGACGGCACCCAGGCTGGACACCGAGTCCAGCCGTCGATCCAGTTGGCTGTTCTGGTCATCTTCCACACCGAGCCACACCCAGGTGCCGAGCGTGACCACGAGCGCCATCACCCCGAGTGCGGCGATCGCGACGAGGGTGCGCAGTGAGAAGACCCGCATGGGCCGTTCCAGCAGTCGGTACGCCAGATCGGTGATCCGCTGGCTGCGGTGCTTACTGGGAGTGGTCATGGAGGGTTACTGCGAACGCAACACGAAACCGACACCGCGCACGGTGTGCAGCAGGCGAGGCGCACCACTGGTCTCGAGCTTGCGGCGCAGGTACCCGATGAAGACATCGACGACGTTCGTGTCGGCGGCGAAGTCGTATCCCCACACCAGCTCGAGCAGCTGGGCCCGCGACAGCACCGCGGTCTTGTGTTCCGCCAACACCGCCAGCAGATCGAACTCACGCTTGGTGAGGTCTACCTCGACGCCGTTGATCCGGGCGCGCCTCCCGGGAATCTCGACCTCGAGGGGGCCGACGGTGATGGTTTCGGTGGACGAGGTCGCCACCGCGCCGCGACGGCGCAGCAGAGCCTTCACCCGGGCCACCAACTCGGCGAGCACGAAGGGTTTGGTCAGGTAGTCGTCGGCGCCCGCTTCCAGGCCCGCGACCCGATCATCCACCGAGGTGCGCGCGGACAGCACGCACACCGGTACGTCGTTGTCCATCGCGCGCAGCGCGGTCACCACACTGACACCGTCGAGGACAGGCATGTTGATATCGAGCACGATCGCATCCGGGCGATGCTCGGTGGCGCAGCGCAGCGCTTCGGCGCCGTCGCTCGCGGTATTCACCTCAAAGCCGGACAGGCGCAGGCCACGCTCCAGTGAGGCGAGCACGTCGGCGTCGTCGTCCACCACCAGTACTCGCGGGGACGGGTGCCCGGCATCTGGTGATGAGCCGCTTGCGCGATGTCCATCAGGCATGTCTGCCATCTTGCCCGATGCAGTGCTCAAAACGTTCCATCTGCGGACGTCGGTGCCGTCCCGTGCGTCGCCAGTATCATGAAAGCTGATAATCCGGCGACCCATACCGAAAGCTTGCGCATGCCAACAAAAGCACCTGTAAAGCTAGGCTCCTCTGTTGCTGGCGTTTGCGCCGTCCTTGGTTTGGGGCTGCATTCCGGGGGTGTGGGCGTCGCTCACGCCGACCCCGCCTTCCCTGATCTCAACGGGTTCGCCGCGGTGGCCCCCGACGGATTCTTCGTGACCAACGAAAACTCCTCGGTCCGGTCGATCCACTTCTCCACCCCCGACGGAATCGGGTGCATGTTCCGTGCCTCGGCGAATATCACGCCCACCTCACGTCAGCGGCTCAGCTGCGACGGTGCGGTACCCGGGATTCCGGGCGATGCCCAGAACGCCCCGAACGTGCCCGGTGTCGGTGGCGCGAGCGCCAATGTGCCCGGACTGGGTGGTGTGAACATCCCCGGTGTTGGCACATGTCCGATGGGTACCGTCGCGCAGAAGGGCGATGGCGCCTTCGAAATCAGCAAGGGCGCCTGGTCCTGCGGCACCAAACCCGAGGCGCCGCTGCTCAACGTCGGGCAGAAGCTCACCTACGGCAACGTCACGTGTGCCGTCGGTGCGGGCAGTCTGACCGCCTGCCAGGTGACCATGGGCGATCAGAAGCACGGGTTCGTACTGCAGCCCTCAGGCAGCACGTCCTTCTAAATAGTTCATCAGCTCGACGACGGCGGCACGCGACGCCCGGTTGGCGCCGATGGTGCTGGCCGAGGAGCCGTACCCCAGTAGATGGACGGCGGGTTGTCCCGCGACCTGAGTGAGCAGCCGGCCGGTCATGGTGATGCCGCCGCGGCTGTTGCGCAGGCGCAGCGGTGCCAGATGATCCAACGCGTGCCGGAATCCGGTACACCACAGGATCACCTCGACATCCAGTGAGCTGCCGTCGGGCCAGGCCACCCCGGTGGGGGTGATGCGGCTGAACATGGGCCGTCGGGCCAGCACGCCGCGCTGCGAGGCCTCGGCGATCTCGGGTGTTCAGGGCAGTCCGGTCGCGGACACCACTGAGCGTTGTGGTTCCCCGCGGCGGGACCGTTCGTCGACGCCGGCGACCGCGG contains:
- a CDS encoding phytoene desaturase family protein; this encodes MTDSYDTVIVGGGHNALTAAAYLARAGKRVLLLERLDVLGGAAISAPAFEGVDARLSRYSYLVSLMPRQIIDDLGLDVRLARRKYASYTPDPEDDGRSGFLASTNDFAEFGALCDSVTRPLWNSMLEPLRRRSDIRAGAWEQLIETPIGEVIRAATPNDLQRGVLLTDALIGTFASADDPSLQQNICFLYHQMNPWDVPIGGMGAVTGSLESAARRYGAELRTGAEVLSINPEGEVRYRAGDDEHTAIGKRVLSGVTPTVLARLLGEDPPQGQPGAQVKVNLLLTRLPRLRDEKVTPEQAFGGTFHINETYTQLENAYRQAQAGATPDPLPCEIYCHSLADPSILSPELRASGVQTLTVFGLHTPHGLSATREELQAAVLASLNSVLAEPITDVLATDSHGNPCIETKTTGDLEHALGMTTGNIFHGGLHWPFAEDDDPMETTAQRWGVATDHHRILLCGSGSRRGGGVSGLGGYHAAMAVLDAN
- a CDS encoding MarR family winged helix-turn-helix transcriptional regulator, with the protein product MASLVLDNRDGWRRMVVEATGLPFSRVRILRRLARQSMTVKGIAEATALAAPAATVAVSDLEQRGLVVRRIDPDNRRCKRVSLTDEGRRLMAVIAEMDDPAPAGLAALSEAELKNLQAILKQAAALS
- a CDS encoding FAD-dependent oxidoreductase, yielding MKSTSVECRGAADGRNRVAIFGGGPGGLSAALELAERGFDVDLYEKHDYLGGKARSETFRGTGADGRKDLPLESGPHVYWGTYQHWNDTLSRVPRGEGDGSVLDNLVNSNTTLISTLAGNGRLFSRSRLEAISQIWSWKLIPEMPRLALKLVALATSGLLRQYDQFENVTLTQYTGPVSDKGFELLAVLVGQVKVAPDLVSARETARNIQIFSGYCGTKGLGRGARHLTAITRGPADEAVYAPFGGHLEKLGVRIHTGTELLKLNADGGVVSGALVKDRAGDTQAVTADWYVLAVPQNVAPKVLSAELVEDDPQLARLDQMGEQWLGAVNLFLKGPRMPNGGTLGPWQIVAIDYGAAVPGFSEQYGDGTPMQWMSIDLQTWDYPGLLYGKTAKECSEQEFLDEILAHLAKFMPSSWGTLDRANIIRWGTSPLVRFPAGQPVTNDEPLFGAEVGTWAGQPRAVTGIDNLFIAATYARTSGGIDAMDCACEAARRSVAAIMQRTGTAGEEPFVDTYEAKGILKRLWDYDDRRYLKGLPNRFDLIRPFRDRPHRVLSSYPRDIANWPDSI
- a CDS encoding FKBP-type peptidyl-prolyl cis-trans isomerase — encoded protein: MTKPEIDFQPGPAPTELVIKDITVGDGAEAAPGSVVNVHYVGVEFESGEEFDSSWNRGESIEFPLDALIQGWQDGIPGMKVGGRRQLTVPPAQAYGEAGAGHQLSGKTLVFVIDLLGAR
- a CDS encoding TetR/AcrR family transcriptional regulator; the encoded protein is MAQVVQVDAETQVLLAAAAEEFEAVGLGRASLDVIARKAGVSRSTVYRRFANKEALILAVLQQSLTQTMRDLDRATRGHNPQEAVIEAFAGAVRSLHSSRLYRRVFFEEPAVVRGLVGSVREWTVGEVGVQVSTALRRAGAQMPDDELLAVSELLVRIARSYVETPSKLIAMDDEPAMRDFAKRHLANLVH
- a CDS encoding response regulator transcription factor, encoding MPDGHRASGSSPDAGHPSPRVLVVDDDADVLASLERGLRLSGFEVNTASDGAEALRCATEHRPDAIVLDINMPVLDGVSVVTALRAMDNDVPVCVLSARTSVDDRVAGLEAGADDYLTKPFVLAELVARVKALLRRRGAVATSSTETITVGPLEVEIPGRRARINGVEVDLTKREFDLLAVLAEHKTAVLSRAQLLELVWGYDFAADTNVVDVFIGYLRRKLETSGAPRLLHTVRGVGFVLRSQ
- a CDS encoding EthD family reductase, with the translated sequence MYRLSVLYGQPLDSNHFRSYYTDVHLPLVMKLPGIRGIRYALDIAALDGEAPHFAIFEADFDTEDAMTAALTSSAGHVVAQDVSNYASGWATIIHYPLTELEVE
- a CDS encoding citrate synthase yields the protein MPVADNNDFATLQYPGGETKLDIVRATEGSDGFALGKLLADTGYTTFDAGFVNTASTKSAITYIDGDAGILRYRGYPIEQLADKSTFIEVSYLLIYGELPTPQQLEDFTTKIQRHTLLHEDLKRFFDGFPRNAHPMPVLSSAANALSAYYQDSLDPHDDAQVELSTIRLLAKLPTIAAYAYKKSVGQPFLYPDNTLTLVENFLRMTFGLPAEPYEVDPEIVRALDMLLILHADHEQNCSTSTVRLVGSSDANLFTSVSGGINALWGPLHGGANQAVLEMLERIRSEGGDTHDFVRRVKNREDGVKLMGFGHRVYKNYDPRARICKEQADKILGKLGGDDQLLEIAKALEEAALTDDYFIERKLYPNVDFYTGLIYRAIGFPTRMFTVLFALGRLPGWIAHWREMHSEPGKIGRPRQIYTGYGERQYP
- a CDS encoding sensor histidine kinase, whose translation is MRVFSLRTLVAIAALGVMALVVTLGTWVWLGVEDDQNSQLDRRLDSVSSLGAVSSLLNSVISSEGKIDTPDGLVLTARVAGLTKSIPSEVELPLLEPGYANTTINGVEYRVRSFIAPGNIPVAVGAPIAETQRQIDRYHIRILAICGGVLIGTVIVGWVISLIVVSPFRLLAQQARLINAQSNPDDVNVRGVREAVEISEAVEGMLERINTEQEKTKAALETARDFSAVASHELRTPLTAMRTNLEVLSTLNLSEDQRAEILEETVRTQTRIEATLSALERLAQGDLTTEDDHVPVDITELLDRAAHDADRSYPNVEVSLVPSSTILMLGLPAGLRLVIDNAIKNAVRHGGASEVRLSAISTVHGVEIAIDDNGSGIPEAERELVFERFSRGSTASHTGSGLGLALVAQQAELHGGTAALESSPLGGARLVLRLPGH